A single region of the Rattus rattus isolate New Zealand chromosome 8, Rrattus_CSIRO_v1, whole genome shotgun sequence genome encodes:
- the LOC116906533 gene encoding proline-rich protein 23A3-like translates to MLRLRPRSPSADPASCWSPQASAPSPAKRRRLHQEPARPEPLAQPELEEPAGTASSALTSVVFLAAGCALQLPLDGVDLLLEPEPTSALQVSLQGHTILLVPEGLLTEPQPEQPGFVATSPQGAAPQDMPQDHLLGFQQEAFCEYFYQEGVCDEDADLDILGSWASPPAGQAAGSLSCITGVLSPWSQGGVPEPCLLVPSTGAEQYYQSSIEELDSYLLGPCPGSPLQPLPASPLSSQEQRSPCPPRSPRPPCKARKRLIYD, encoded by the coding sequence ATGCTGCGCCTGAGGCCCCGCAGCCCCAGCGCTGACCCCGCGTCCTGCTGGTCACCACAGGCATCAGCACCCAGCCCTGCCAAGCGCCGCCGCCTCCACCAGGAGCCCGCGCGCCCCGAGCCCCTGGCTCAGCCCGAGCTGGAAGAGCCCGCCGGGACGGCCAGCAGCGCGCTCACCTCCGTGGTGTTCCTGGCTGCCGGCTGCGCCCTGCAGCTGCCCCTGGACGGCGTCGACCTGCTGCTGGAGCCTGAGCCCACCTCGGCCCTGCAAGTGTCGCTCCAAGGACACACCATCCTCCTGGTTCCCGAGGGACTCCTGACAGAACCCCAGCCAGAACAGCCTGGATTCGTGGCCACCAGCCCGCAAGGAGCCGCTCCCCAGGACATGCCCCAGGATCACCTCCTCGGCTTCCAGCAAGAAGCCTTCTGTGAGTACTTCTACCAAGAGGGTGTCTGTGATGAGGATGCAGACTTGGACATCTTGGGGTCCTGGGCTAGCCCTCCAGCTGGTCAGGCTGCTGGGAGCCTTTCCTGCATCACTGGGGTGCTCAGTCCTTGGTCTCAGGGCGGCGTCCCAGAGCCATGTCTTCTGGTGCCTTCCACTGGAGCAGAGCAATATTACCAGAGCTCCATCGAGGAACTGGACAGCTACCTGCTGGGGCCCTGCCCTGGCTCACCATTGCAGCCTCTGCCTGCATCTCCTCTGAGTTCCCAAGAGCAGCGTTCACCATGCCCTCCAAGATCTCCAAGGCCCCCTTGCAAGGCCCGGAAGCGACTGATCTATGACTGA